The proteins below come from a single Microcoleus sp. FACHB-68 genomic window:
- a CDS encoding ABC transporter substrate-binding protein: MGKQIIFTIGDGSFEQGFPVEFQIRDAGQTAFTITGQLPPAVEILQYYNHWQQAYCSLDKVRHKLRRIKIPSNQTKNVSNSKECSKLAEDLETSLKQWFDCLPLQQFSEPAQIILQTQDPALRRLPWHLWNLVEHRPDIELCVNFQHLPSTQPAWKRLPNPVRILAVLGSDEGIDTQADLQVLQQLPTAKVTQLQMPHRSQLIETLLKQHWDILFFAGHSFSHSEGKGGQIYLNETECLSLNDLRLALHSAVQKGLTLAIFNSCDGLGLAQSASDLQIPHVIVMREPVSDPVAHAFLRYFFEAFAQGQSLYRSVWQARAKLQGMEDKFPGASWLPVLCPNPTKPLPIWCKPRSPYRQLALLAGILTIPLALFAGWKVYEWNALQRRISLGEEILIESVKTPEKEAGVKAFAAKDFPSAISHFQTSLQIHQNDPETRIYLNNAKAGLHPAITIGAAVPIGTNSNVAQEILRGMAQVQEAVNRAGGINGKFLKVKIADDDNNPRLAKRLAEVFVEDSNILAVIGHNASDASAAGGAVYQGKLVMITPTSFSKGLVELGGRANDNFLFRTVPSLSSAANKLARYAIKTANKTRIAMCFDIDSVDNQSFRYEFAAVMDSAIREDGGTLIDIRCNFGAPGFNAEVAISRAKNHGADAMLLSPHVDRLSNALDIAKANRGQLALFSSPTLHTAKTLEGQADVNNLVIPVFSHPAAMSANHPFIAGAKNLWGSLETLTWRTPSAYDATQAVVAAVKQSDGSRQQLQRILSSPGFSVPGAFDEVQFHQWGDRVGGNPVLVQVQPSGSAGNYEFKLIEGVEQSVSLKKTKLIP; this comes from the coding sequence ATGGGAAAGCAGATTATCTTCACAATTGGTGATGGCAGCTTTGAGCAGGGATTTCCCGTAGAGTTTCAGATTCGAGACGCTGGACAAACTGCTTTTACGATTACGGGACAGCTACCTCCCGCAGTGGAAATTCTGCAATATTATAACCATTGGCAACAGGCTTATTGCTCTTTAGACAAAGTGCGGCATAAATTGCGGCGCATCAAGATTCCCTCTAACCAAACAAAAAACGTTTCCAATTCAAAGGAATGTAGTAAATTGGCAGAGGATCTTGAAACCAGTTTAAAGCAGTGGTTTGATTGCTTACCTCTGCAACAGTTTTCCGAACCGGCTCAGATTATTCTGCAAACTCAAGATCCAGCATTGCGCCGGCTTCCCTGGCATTTGTGGAATTTAGTTGAGCATCGCCCTGATATCGAACTATGCGTTAATTTCCAGCATCTTCCTAGCACTCAGCCGGCGTGGAAGCGACTACCAAACCCGGTGCGAATTTTGGCAGTTTTGGGCAGTGATGAAGGCATTGATACTCAAGCAGATTTGCAAGTTTTGCAGCAACTACCGACTGCCAAAGTAACGCAATTACAAATGCCGCACCGTAGCCAACTGATTGAGACACTGCTTAAACAGCATTGGGATATCCTGTTTTTTGCCGGCCATAGTTTTAGCCATAGTGAGGGGAAAGGGGGACAGATTTATCTCAATGAAACAGAATGTTTGTCCCTGAATGACTTGCGACTCGCCTTACACTCAGCCGTTCAAAAAGGCTTAACGCTGGCAATTTTTAATTCCTGCGATGGCTTAGGACTCGCGCAAAGTGCCTCAGATTTACAAATTCCCCATGTCATCGTCATGCGGGAACCTGTTTCAGATCCGGTGGCTCATGCCTTTTTGCGCTACTTTTTTGAAGCATTTGCTCAAGGGCAATCTTTGTATCGTTCAGTATGGCAAGCGCGGGCAAAACTTCAGGGGATGGAAGATAAGTTTCCGGGGGCTTCTTGGCTGCCGGTGTTATGTCCAAATCCGACGAAACCGCTGCCCATTTGGTGTAAGCCGCGATCTCCCTATCGTCAACTCGCTTTGCTAGCCGGCATTTTAACAATTCCCCTCGCCTTGTTTGCCGGTTGGAAAGTTTATGAATGGAACGCTTTGCAACGTCGCATCAGTTTAGGCGAAGAAATTTTAATCGAATCCGTCAAAACACCTGAGAAGGAAGCCGGTGTCAAAGCTTTTGCAGCTAAAGATTTCCCTAGTGCAATTTCCCACTTTCAAACCTCCTTACAAATCCATCAAAATGATCCGGAAACGCGGATTTATCTGAATAACGCCAAAGCCGGCTTGCATCCTGCCATAACAATTGGTGCGGCTGTTCCCATCGGCACAAATTCCAATGTTGCCCAGGAAATTCTGCGTGGTATGGCACAGGTACAGGAAGCGGTGAATCGTGCCGGCGGCATCAACGGGAAGTTTTTAAAAGTCAAAATTGCCGATGACGATAATAATCCCAGACTTGCCAAACGCCTTGCTGAAGTGTTTGTAGAAGACAGCAATATCCTAGCCGTTATTGGACATAACGCCAGCGATGCTTCTGCTGCCGGTGGTGCCGTTTATCAGGGCAAGTTGGTGATGATTACACCCACCAGTTTTTCTAAAGGCTTGGTTGAGCTAGGAGGGCGGGCTAACGATAACTTTTTATTTCGTACAGTTCCCAGCTTAAGTTCAGCAGCCAATAAGCTGGCTCGCTACGCTATCAAAACGGCAAACAAAACCCGTATTGCCATGTGTTTTGATATTGATTCTGTCGATAATCAATCCTTCCGCTATGAATTTGCGGCGGTAATGGATAGCGCTATCCGAGAAGATGGGGGAACGCTGATCGATATTCGCTGCAATTTTGGTGCACCGGGCTTTAATGCTGAGGTTGCGATCTCCCGCGCTAAAAATCATGGGGCTGATGCCATGCTGTTGTCTCCCCATGTTGATCGCCTCTCCAACGCGTTGGACATTGCTAAGGCGAATCGGGGACAGTTGGCTTTATTTAGTAGCCCAACATTGCACACGGCAAAAACACTTGAAGGACAAGCCGATGTTAACAATTTGGTGATTCCTGTTTTCTCGCATCCAGCAGCGATGTCTGCCAATCATCCATTTATCGCAGGTGCTAAAAACTTGTGGGGCAGTTTAGAAACACTCACTTGGCGAACTCCCAGCGCTTACGACGCCACGCAAGCCGTTGTGGCGGCAGTCAAACAAAGCGATGGTTCTCGACAACAGTTACAGCGAATATTATCAAGTCCGGGGTTTTCAGTTCCGGGTGCTTTCGATGAAGTGCAGTTTCACCAGTGGGGCGATCGCGTTGGTGGAAATCCCGTCTTGGTTCAAGTTCAACCCAGCGGTTCTGCCGGCAACTATGAATTCAAATTAATTGAAGGCGTTGAACAATCTGTTAGTTTAAAGAAAACGAAGTTAATTCCTTAG
- a CDS encoding DUF1822 family protein, producing the protein MKDLTSFSTFSIPLAPKDRYAAEQFAREQPTAEKATQVYCNTLAVLVVHYYLRMLAISTHLKTGYSWNAGCRLGADIADLYLPGKGRLECRPIPLGEATCAIPPEVWADRLGYIVVEIDKTCEVGTILGFVQIAAPTISRSQLQPLDALLEILHSTPALVPSVGFVRLNLWLHQVFDPGWQAFEELISQQQSWAFRTRQAESVSVWQPIEQLYSSQETAILQDEHFSPSDALSYLIQITEDEEVRWKAAELLWDLAPENPHAGIRRLTDLRSQLAGYAGALMVAILPKADQTFALLLRVYPLRYQSYLPAGLQLEVSGQDELGNLVKENVIARESDDYIQLKLIAEPGDRFSVALKLDNARFEEHFMV; encoded by the coding sequence ATGAAAGACTTAACTTCTTTTAGTACCTTTAGCATTCCCCTAGCTCCCAAAGATCGCTACGCTGCCGAACAATTTGCGCGGGAGCAACCAACTGCCGAAAAAGCAACTCAAGTTTATTGCAATACCCTGGCCGTTTTGGTTGTCCATTATTACTTGCGAATGCTTGCGATTTCTACGCATTTAAAAACGGGTTATAGTTGGAACGCCGGCTGTCGTCTTGGGGCAGATATTGCTGATTTATATTTACCAGGAAAAGGGCGGTTAGAATGTCGCCCCATTCCTCTAGGAGAAGCAACCTGTGCCATTCCCCCAGAAGTTTGGGCAGATCGACTCGGTTACATCGTTGTCGAGATCGATAAAACTTGTGAAGTCGGAACGATCTTAGGATTTGTTCAAATTGCCGCACCCACTATTTCCCGCTCACAATTGCAACCGCTTGACGCCTTACTAGAAATATTGCACTCTACACCGGCACTCGTTCCTTCAGTCGGATTTGTCCGTTTAAATCTATGGTTACATCAAGTATTTGATCCAGGTTGGCAGGCTTTTGAGGAATTAATTTCTCAGCAACAATCCTGGGCATTCCGCACGCGACAGGCTGAGTCTGTGAGTGTTTGGCAACCGATTGAACAGTTGTATTCTAGTCAAGAGACCGCTATTCTGCAAGATGAACATTTCTCCCCCAGCGACGCCCTCAGTTATTTAATTCAGATAACTGAAGACGAAGAAGTGCGCTGGAAAGCGGCTGAACTGTTGTGGGATCTCGCCCCGGAAAACCCCCATGCCGGCATTCGACGCCTCACTGATTTGAGAAGCCAATTAGCCGGTTATGCCGGCGCTTTAATGGTGGCAATTTTGCCAAAGGCTGATCAAACTTTCGCGCTATTATTGCGAGTTTATCCGCTGCGCTATCAATCCTATTTGCCAGCCGGTTTACAACTGGAAGTGAGCGGACAAGATGAATTGGGTAATCTTGTGAAAGAAAATGTGATTGCCAGAGAAAGCGATGACTACATTCAGCTAAAGTTAATTGCAGAACCGGGAGATCGGTTCAGTGTTGCCCTCAAGTTGGACAATGCCCGCTTTGAAGAACACTTTATGGTCTAA
- a CDS encoding sigma-70 family RNA polymerase sigma factor — MLETRCYPQGSFERQKRLNLIIAKMQRSTQIWKAPNVPRDDYQEALQQTWLWFCENLDRYDPSKAGVMTWFNNNLRFKILNRWQEIQRERANFIDLETPLNKDEAPSMWNIPDSRPEPSTIMEDLLEWLEKNKKELKRIHVRNCPDVNCYILIRCRLPPEPIPWETLSKELKAAVPTLSGFYQRECITQLQRFAREGGYHS; from the coding sequence GTGTTAGAAACCCGTTGCTATCCGCAGGGCAGCTTTGAGCGTCAAAAAAGGCTGAATTTAATTATTGCAAAAATGCAGCGCTCCACCCAAATTTGGAAAGCGCCAAATGTGCCAAGAGATGATTATCAGGAGGCACTTCAGCAAACTTGGTTATGGTTTTGTGAAAATCTAGATCGTTACGATCCTAGTAAAGCCGGGGTCATGACTTGGTTCAATAATAATTTAAGATTTAAAATTCTTAATCGCTGGCAAGAAATCCAAAGAGAAAGAGCGAACTTTATCGATTTGGAAACCCCCTTGAATAAAGATGAAGCACCCTCCATGTGGAATATTCCAGACAGCCGGCCTGAACCTTCAACGATTATGGAAGACCTCCTAGAATGGTTGGAGAAAAACAAAAAAGAACTCAAACGAATTCATGTAAGGAACTGCCCAGATGTGAACTGTTATATTTTAATCCGCTGTCGGTTGCCGCCAGAACCTATTCCTTGGGAAACGCTTTCTAAAGAACTGAAGGCTGCTGTTCCGACATTGAGCGGTTTCTATCAACGCGAGTGTATTACTCAGCTCCAAAGATTTGCCAGAGAAGGCGGCTACCATTCCTGA
- a CDS encoding serine/threonine-protein kinase codes for MIGQVLGERYQIQQQLSKKPGRETFLACDLVTQELVVVKILKFGGDFEWDHLKLFEREAQILQTLSLPAIPKYLNGFDLDLPNCKGFVLVQTYIKAISLEAHLKAGRTFSEAEVKQIAENLLEILIYLHEQKPPIIHRDIKPSNILLNNRSGNYVGNVYLVDFGSVQNLAAVEGGTFTIVGTYGYMPVEQFGGRAVPASDLYSLGATLIYLITRVHPSDLPQKDFRIQFEQVTELSFEFSRWLRKIVEPSLDKRFTSAQRALQALKQPDFIDSAPLIPRKPAGSNLLLTKSAAELQIIIPSFFQVELSNLSKFNWSLSIIIKRMFNGLQIIIEKIVSFAVLILIFGWMFIGALAASFQFFPWVPWVILGYLLLLAIYKLFYSVRLHIDRDKIYFIQKAFGFQTITLSLRKDILKIERICPYIKIVESVDSYSSNLVRSSIAIWAGTQQYELTNLTEPELDWLAYELSEWLELPIEIRQVHTVKSTS; via the coding sequence ATGATTGGGCAGGTTTTAGGCGAGCGTTACCAAATTCAACAGCAACTCAGCAAAAAACCCGGACGAGAAACCTTTCTGGCGTGTGATCTCGTAACGCAGGAACTCGTGGTTGTCAAAATTCTGAAATTTGGCGGGGACTTTGAATGGGATCACCTGAAATTATTTGAGCGAGAAGCTCAAATCTTACAAACCCTATCGCTGCCGGCAATTCCTAAATATCTCAATGGATTTGACCTCGATTTACCCAATTGCAAAGGATTTGTTTTAGTTCAAACTTACATCAAAGCCATATCCTTAGAAGCCCATTTAAAAGCTGGGCGTACCTTCAGCGAGGCAGAGGTGAAACAAATTGCTGAAAATCTTTTAGAAATCCTGATTTACTTACACGAACAAAAGCCACCGATTATTCACCGAGATATCAAACCCAGCAATATTCTGTTGAATAACCGCTCAGGTAATTATGTGGGAAACGTGTATTTGGTTGATTTTGGTTCTGTGCAGAATTTGGCAGCGGTGGAAGGAGGAACTTTTACAATTGTGGGCACCTACGGTTATATGCCGGTGGAACAATTTGGCGGACGGGCAGTACCGGCTTCCGATCTCTATAGTTTGGGGGCAACGTTAATTTATTTAATCACAAGAGTGCATCCCTCTGATTTGCCGCAAAAGGATTTTCGCATTCAATTTGAACAAGTAACTGAGTTAAGTTTTGAATTCAGTCGCTGGTTGAGAAAGATAGTAGAACCGAGTTTGGATAAACGGTTTACTTCGGCTCAGAGAGCTTTGCAAGCGTTGAAACAACCCGATTTCATCGATTCTGCGCCGTTAATTCCTAGAAAGCCGGCAGGTAGCAATCTATTACTTACCAAGAGTGCAGCCGAACTGCAAATTATTATTCCATCATTTTTTCAAGTAGAATTATCTAATTTATCTAAATTTAATTGGTCATTATCAATTATTATAAAAAGAATGTTTAATGGTTTACAGATTATAATCGAGAAAATAGTTTCATTCGCGGTTCTTATTCTTATTTTTGGTTGGATGTTTATCGGTGCTTTAGCGGCTAGCTTTCAATTTTTTCCTTGGGTGCCGTGGGTAATACTAGGTTACTTGTTGCTTCTTGCTATTTATAAATTATTTTACAGCGTTCGGCTACACATAGATCGAGACAAAATTTACTTTATTCAAAAAGCTTTTGGATTTCAAACAATTACTTTATCCTTGAGAAAAGATATTCTCAAAATTGAGCGAATTTGTCCTTATATAAAAATTGTAGAAAGCGTAGACAGTTATTCATCTAATCTTGTTCGCAGCTCAATTGCCATTTGGGCAGGCACCCAGCAATATGAACTAACAAATTTGACGGAGCCAGAACTAGATTGGTTGGCGTATGAGCTGAGTGAATGGTTAGAGTTACCTATCGAAATCCGCCAAGTACATACAGTAAAATCTACTAGCTAA
- a CDS encoding TIGR04222 domain-containing membrane protein, with translation MKYSVHREARVMNPQQSQLYQQIQAFSLDDPDARWCFSRRLAKEKGWSDGYTQRVIAEYKKFAFLAVAAGHPVSPSEPVDQVWHLHLTYTRSYWQEFCPQILQMPLHHEPSRGGSSERDKYNDWYNKTLASYEHFFGYAPPNDIWLPLHIHINHSNQFVPVNRQQNWIVPKPSLDFLPKIDWNQPAIMAVLFVLTLAVSGCASSLQSGTFPNPLNLTGPTFLALYVFLGLVSIILGVLQGHYLRLPGGNSTVELDLYETAYLSAGQHHTVDTAIASLVQREQVEVHTGSQLVLTTTLEQIKHPLEQAVAAAIESYGNIYQVRTAIAVTAAVEQIRERLQQLQLLLNQKQADFVRIFSAIPIFALLALGVTKIFVGLYHDKPIGFLLFLCILTAFIGSIFLSSLPFRSRLGDHVLVNIQSHLGRPTVASTTDPQLPRAFAVLGAGVLAGTTLAGLKEVFIPPVAASSSAGGGDGGGGGGDGGGCGGGCGGCGGCGGCGG, from the coding sequence ATGAAATATAGCGTTCACCGGGAAGCTAGAGTTATGAACCCGCAGCAAAGCCAACTTTATCAACAAATCCAAGCATTTTCCCTTGACGATCCCGATGCGAGATGGTGTTTTAGCCGGCGACTGGCAAAAGAAAAGGGCTGGAGTGATGGCTATACTCAGCGCGTGATTGCGGAATACAAAAAGTTTGCGTTTCTGGCAGTCGCGGCGGGACATCCGGTTTCACCATCTGAGCCGGTTGATCAAGTCTGGCATTTGCATTTAACTTACACGCGATCTTACTGGCAAGAATTTTGTCCTCAGATTTTACAAATGCCTCTGCATCATGAACCTTCTCGCGGAGGTAGCAGTGAACGCGATAAATATAACGATTGGTACAACAAAACACTTGCCAGTTATGAGCATTTTTTTGGGTATGCACCCCCTAATGATATCTGGCTTCCCTTGCACATTCATATCAATCACAGCAATCAATTCGTGCCAGTCAACCGGCAACAGAATTGGATTGTGCCGAAGCCAAGTTTGGATTTCTTGCCCAAAATTGACTGGAATCAGCCGGCAATAATGGCAGTGCTATTTGTTTTAACCCTTGCTGTAAGCGGCTGTGCTTCTTCCCTACAATCGGGCACTTTCCCCAATCCGCTTAACCTAACGGGGCCAACATTTTTGGCACTATATGTATTTTTAGGGCTTGTCAGCATCATCTTGGGAGTCCTTCAGGGCCATTATCTGCGACTGCCGGGTGGCAACTCTACTGTTGAACTGGATTTGTATGAAACTGCCTACCTCAGCGCCGGACAACACCACACCGTGGATACGGCAATTGCCAGCCTTGTACAGCGAGAACAAGTGGAAGTGCATACAGGAAGCCAGCTCGTTCTTACAACAACTTTAGAGCAGATTAAGCACCCACTGGAACAAGCCGTTGCCGCAGCAATTGAAAGCTATGGAAATATTTATCAGGTAAGAACAGCGATTGCGGTTACTGCTGCGGTTGAGCAAATTCGTGAACGCTTACAGCAATTGCAACTGCTGCTGAATCAAAAGCAAGCTGATTTTGTTCGGATCTTTTCAGCAATTCCTATTTTCGCTTTGTTGGCACTCGGCGTTACCAAAATTTTCGTGGGACTCTATCACGACAAGCCAATAGGGTTTCTGCTGTTTCTGTGCATTCTCACCGCCTTCATTGGGTCAATTTTTCTATCTTCATTGCCGTTTCGTAGCCGGTTAGGCGATCACGTACTCGTGAATATTCAAAGTCATTTGGGACGTCCAACAGTTGCTAGCACCACTGATCCGCAACTTCCAAGGGCATTTGCTGTACTGGGCGCTGGCGTCTTAGCCGGCACCACACTTGCCGGTTTAAAAGAAGTTTTCATTCCTCCTGTGGCTGCTAGTAGTAGTGCCGGTGGCGGTGATGGTGGCGGCGGTGGCGGTGATGGTGGTGGCTGTGGTGGTGGCTGCGGTGGCTGCGGCGGCTGCGGCGGCTGCGGCGGCTGA
- a CDS encoding B12-binding domain-containing radical SAM protein yields the protein MRVLLVYPLFPKTFWSYEKILELVNRKVLLPPLGLVTVAAILPQEWEFKLVDRNIRFVTEEDWAWADLVILSAMIVQKVDLLEQIREAKRRGKRVAVGGPYPTSVPCEATEAGADYLILDEGEITLPMFVEAIQKGETQGIFRSGGEKPDVTSTPVPRFDLLEFDAYDSMSVQFSRGCPFQCEFCDIIVLYGRKPRTKTPAQLLAELDYLYELGWRRSVFMVDDNFIGNKRNVKLLLKELKVWQAEHKYPFRFNTEASIDLAEDPELMQLMLECYFDAVFVGIETPDEESLQLTKKFQNTRSSLIDAVQTIMRAGLRPMAGFIIGFDGEKSGAGDRIVRFAELAAIPSTTFAMLQALPHTALWNRLEKEGRMRNKDGNINQTTLMNFIPTRPLEEIAREYVEAFWQLYDPKLFLDRTYRCFLMMGAPVCKLPFKWPSWVDVRAFLIVCWRQGFKRNTRWIFWHHLFSIIKRNPAVWEHYLTVCAHNEHFLEYRQIVRDEIEAQVAEFLANEAEHKLNEAEVPAKLAS from the coding sequence ATGCGGGTTTTGCTAGTCTATCCTCTATTTCCCAAAACGTTCTGGTCTTACGAGAAAATCCTAGAACTTGTGAATCGCAAGGTTTTGCTGCCGCCTTTAGGTTTAGTGACAGTGGCAGCAATCTTGCCTCAGGAGTGGGAATTTAAGCTGGTTGATCGCAACATTCGCTTTGTCACTGAGGAAGATTGGGCATGGGCGGATCTGGTCATTCTTTCTGCGATGATTGTCCAGAAAGTAGATTTGCTCGAACAAATTCGCGAAGCCAAGCGGCGCGGCAAGCGAGTCGCAGTCGGTGGCCCTTATCCAACTTCGGTTCCCTGTGAAGCTACAGAAGCCGGTGCGGATTATCTAATTTTGGATGAAGGGGAAATCACGCTGCCGATGTTTGTCGAGGCAATTCAAAAAGGTGAAACGCAAGGAATTTTCCGATCTGGCGGTGAGAAGCCGGATGTGACAAGCACCCCCGTTCCGCGTTTCGATTTGCTGGAATTCGACGCCTATGATTCCATGTCGGTTCAGTTCTCTCGCGGCTGTCCGTTCCAGTGCGAATTCTGCGACATCATTGTACTCTATGGTCGCAAACCCCGCACCAAAACACCGGCACAGTTGCTAGCCGAGTTGGATTATCTCTATGAATTAGGCTGGCGGCGCAGTGTGTTTATGGTAGATGACAACTTTATTGGCAACAAACGCAATGTTAAGTTGTTGCTGAAAGAGTTAAAAGTTTGGCAAGCTGAACATAAATATCCGTTCCGATTTAATACAGAAGCATCCATTGACCTGGCAGAAGATCCGGAACTGATGCAGCTGATGTTAGAGTGCTATTTTGATGCGGTGTTTGTAGGGATTGAAACGCCGGATGAAGAAAGTTTACAACTAACCAAGAAATTTCAAAACACGCGCAGTTCGCTGATTGATGCGGTGCAGACGATTATGCGTGCTGGGCTGCGGCCAATGGCTGGGTTTATTATTGGCTTTGATGGGGAAAAATCGGGTGCCGGTGATCGGATTGTCCGATTTGCAGAGCTGGCAGCAATTCCTAGCACAACGTTTGCTATGTTGCAAGCGTTGCCGCATACCGCACTGTGGAACCGGCTAGAAAAAGAAGGACGGATGCGGAACAAAGACGGCAACATCAATCAAACTACATTGATGAATTTTATTCCCACTCGGCCTTTAGAAGAGATTGCCAGGGAATATGTGGAGGCTTTCTGGCAACTGTACGATCCGAAGCTATTTCTGGATCGTACCTATCGCTGTTTCCTGATGATGGGTGCGCCGGTATGCAAACTTCCGTTTAAATGGCCCAGTTGGGTGGATGTACGCGCTTTCTTGATTGTCTGCTGGCGTCAGGGTTTCAAACGCAATACTCGCTGGATCTTCTGGCATCACTTATTTAGCATTATTAAGCGCAATCCGGCGGTTTGGGAGCATTACCTGACGGTGTGCGCTCACAATGAGCATTTCTTAGAATACCGGCAGATTGTGCGCGATGAAATTGAAGCGCAGGTGGCTGAGTTTCTGGCAAATGAGGCAGAACACAAACTTAACGAAGCCGAGGTGCCGGCGAAACTAGCAAGTTAA
- a CDS encoding cytochrome b6-f complex subunit PetL yields MSVDAALSYFLLLGGAFGTAVVLLFGLRAVKLI; encoded by the coding sequence ATGAGCGTAGATGCAGCCTTGTCTTATTTTCTGCTTTTAGGCGGTGCGTTTGGAACTGCTGTGGTGCTGCTGTTTGGCTTAAGAGCTGTCAAACTGATTTAA
- the aroB gene encoding 3-dehydroquinate synthase, whose amino-acid sequence MASVVRVNLPQQSYEIAIACGSLGELGAQMQPLQLGKKVLLVSNPVLYRHYGEQVQASLKTAGFEVASCILPAGEQYKTLNSLQKIYDAALKNRLERSSTMVALGGGVVGDMTGFAAATWLRGINVVQVPTTLLAMVDASIGGKTGVNHPQGKNLIGAFHQPRLVFIDPDVLKTLPAREFRAGMAEVIKYGVIWDAELFVKLEECKRLDQMRYVSADLLLEILSRSCQSKADVVSKDEKESGLRAILNYGHTIGHAVESLTGYKVVNHGEAVGIGMVAASQLAVELQMWDKECDRRQLALIEKAGLPTQLPAPLDIEEILESLQSDKKVKAGKVRFVLPEKIGAATVTDQVPADLIRQVLRGMQ is encoded by the coding sequence ATGGCTTCTGTCGTCCGCGTGAATCTACCGCAGCAGTCTTATGAGATTGCAATCGCCTGTGGCAGTTTAGGTGAACTGGGCGCACAGATGCAACCGCTGCAACTCGGTAAGAAAGTTTTATTGGTATCGAATCCGGTGTTATACCGGCATTACGGAGAACAGGTACAGGCATCCTTAAAAACCGCTGGGTTTGAGGTGGCTAGCTGCATTTTGCCTGCCGGTGAACAGTACAAAACCCTCAACTCGCTGCAAAAAATTTACGATGCTGCCTTGAAAAACCGCTTAGAACGTTCCTCAACAATGGTTGCGTTAGGCGGTGGCGTCGTTGGCGATATGACCGGCTTTGCGGCGGCAACTTGGCTGCGCGGGATTAATGTTGTGCAAGTGCCGACAACGCTTTTGGCAATGGTGGATGCTTCCATTGGCGGCAAAACCGGCGTTAACCACCCCCAAGGAAAAAATTTGATCGGTGCATTTCATCAACCTCGGTTGGTTTTCATTGATCCCGATGTGCTGAAAACGCTGCCGGCAAGGGAATTTCGAGCCGGCATGGCGGAAGTGATTAAGTACGGTGTTATCTGGGATGCCGAGTTATTTGTCAAGCTGGAAGAGTGCAAGCGCTTGGATCAAATGCGCTATGTGAGTGCTGATTTATTGCTAGAAATTTTAAGCCGGTCTTGCCAAAGTAAGGCAGATGTAGTGAGCAAAGATGAAAAAGAATCGGGCTTACGGGCAATTTTAAATTATGGTCACACGATTGGTCATGCTGTAGAAAGCCTCACCGGCTATAAAGTCGTCAATCATGGGGAAGCGGTTGGCATCGGCATGGTGGCAGCCAGTCAGCTAGCCGTTGAGTTGCAAATGTGGGATAAAGAGTGCGATCGTCGGCAGTTGGCATTAATTGAAAAAGCCGGTTTACCCACTCAATTGCCGGCACCTTTGGATATTGAAGAAATTCTGGAAAGTTTGCAAAGCGATAAAAAAGTCAAGGCAGGAAAAGTTCGGTTTGTACTACCAGAAAAAATCGGTGCAGCAACCGTAACAGATCAAGTGCCGGCAGATTTAATTCGGCAAGTGTTGCGGGGAATGCAATGA